The following are from one region of the Nicotiana tomentosiformis chromosome 7, ASM39032v3, whole genome shotgun sequence genome:
- the LOC104099434 gene encoding interactor of constitutive active ROPs 4-like, with protein MPRSRGSEMPQRQSPRVPLQLRTSSSDSDPLHHRSVTDRSPKLSDRRSPRGTQSDPLNQRKLGTRIADLESQLGQAQDELKSLKGQLASAEAAKKAAQEQLEKKTKKPTAAEPEQIQETNNNNPTHEIPDDDQKETDVFEVPIEKETVEPPPNVEISHPSVEEDLKSANLSPAEPPAIAKPVAEPEKPSVEEMNLKDEEICSLKSKLEEKEKELQVFIQDNENLKKELNEKMLEISSITAKEEETSLKLNQVAQELETSKNNAVNIEEKLEATEKAKEALENEMKKLRVQTEQWRKAADAAAAVLAGGVEMNGRRLSERCGSMDKHYGNVFEPAVGGYGSYMGSPGLVDDSDDVFGHGKRKGSGIKKFGDLWRKKGQK; from the exons ATGCCACGATCAAG GGGATCAGAAATGCCTCAAAGGCAATCTCCTCGAGTCCCTTTGCAACTCAGAACATCAAGCTCTGATTCTGATCCTCTACACCATCGATCAGTGACTGACCGGAGTCCTAAATTGAGTGATCGTCGTTCGCCACGAGGCACTCAATCTGATCCACTGAATCAAAGAAAGCTCGGAACAAGAATTGCAGATTTGGAATCCCAACTTGGGCAAGCACAAGATGAGCTCAAATCTCTTAAGGGGCAGTTAGCTTCAGCTGAGGCTGCAAAGAAAGCAGCTCAAGAACAGCTTGAGAAGAAAACCAAGAAACCAACTGCTGCTGAGCCTGAGCAAATCCAagaaaccaacaacaacaacccaactCATGAAATTCCAGATGATGACCAGAAAGAAACCGATGTTTTTGAAGTTCCAATTGAGAAGGAAACAGTGGAGCCTCCTCCAAATGTTGAAATAAGCCACCCCTCTGTTGAAGAGGACCTGAAAAGTGCAAATCTATCGCCTGCTGAACCACCAGCCATTGCTAAACCGGTTGCTGAACCGGAGAAACCATCAGTTGAAGAGATGAATTTGAAGGATGAAGAAATATGCTCATTAAAATCCAAGTTGGAGGAGAAAGAAAAAGAGCTTCAGGTTTTTATCCAAGATAATGAGAACCTGAAGAAGGAGCTGAATGAAAAAATGCTAGAGATATCTTCCATTACGGCCAAGGAAGAGGAAACGAGCCTCAAGCTAAACCAAGTAGCACAAGAGCTggaaacaagcaagaataatgcAGTTAATATAGAGGAGAAACTTGAGGCTACTGAAAAGGCAAAGGAGGCATTAGAAAATGAGATGAAGAAACTGAGAGTCCAAACAGAACAATGGAGGAAAGCTGCAGATGCTGCAGCAGCAGTATTAGCGGGAGGCGTGGAGATGAACGGGAGAAGACTATCTGAGAGGTGTGGATCAATGGATAAGCATTACGGTAATGTATTTGAACCAGCAGTTGGAGGATACGGCAGTTACATGGGTTCGCCGGGGTTGGTTGATGATTCTGATGATGTTTTTGGACATGGGAAGCGAAAAGGTTCTGGTATTAAGAAGTTTGGTGACCTCTGGAGGAAAAAGGGCCAGAAATGA
- the LOC104099433 gene encoding tyrosine--tRNA ligase 1, cytoplasmic-like isoform X2, translated as MDNQEASEAINALSLKDSSSKPPISTSQIMNNQEASEAIDALSLKASTSDASITTSQMSVEERFKIIRSIGEECIQEDELMNLLAKKPQPVCYDGFEPSGRMHIAQGVLKALNVNKLTSAGCKVKIWIADWFAQLNNKMGGDLKKIEVVGQYLIELWKGVGMNLEGGQVEFLWSSKEINSRAHEYWPLVMDIARRNKLPRILRCCQIMGRSEQDELTAAQIFYPCMQCADIFFLKADICQLGMDQRKVNVLAREYCDDTKRKNKPIILSHHMLPGLQEGQEKMSKSDPSSSIYMEDEEADVNLKIKKAFCPPKVVEKNPCLEYIKYIVIPWLNEFKIERSAENGGDKTFKNFEELAADYENGNLHPADLKPALSKAINKILQPVRDHLKNDQKAKDLMKRVKSFKVTR; from the exons ATGGATAATCAAGAGGCTTCGGAAGCCATTAATGCTCTCTCTTTGAAGGATTCCTCATCTAAACCTCCAATTTCCACTTCCCA GATAATGAATAATCAAGAGGCTTCAGAAGCCATTGATGCACTCTCATTGAAGGCTTCTACATCCGACGCTTCCATTACCACTTCCCA GATGAGTGTGGAGGAGAGGTTCAAGATTATTAGGAGTATTGGGGAGGAATGCATACAGGAGGATGAGTTGATGAATCTGTTAGCAAAGAAGCCGCAGCCCGTCTGCTATGATGGTTTTGAGCCTTCTGGTCGAATGCACATTGCTCAG GGAGTTTTGAAGGCACTCAATGTCAACAAACTGACTTCTGCCGGCTGCAAGGTGAAGATCTGGATTGCAGATTGGTTTGCACAGCTAAATAACAAGATGGGTGGTGATTTGAAGAAAATTGAGGTTGTTGGCCAATATTTGATTGAGTTATGGAAGGGTGTGGGAATGAATCTCGAAGGGGGTCAAGTGGAATTTCTGTGGTCTTCGAAAGAGATTAACTCTAGAGCTCATGAATACTGGCCTCTTGTTATGGACATAGCTCGAAGGAACAAGCTTCCACGGATTTTAAG GTGTTGCCAAATTATGGGTCGGTCTGAGCAAGATGAGCTGACCGCCGCCCAGATTTTTTACCCATGCATGCAATGCGCTGACATATTCTTCCTTAAG GCTGATATCTGTCAACTAGGCATGGACCAGCGAAAGGTTAACGTACTTGCAAGAGAGTACTGTGATGATACCAAGAGGAAAAACAAGCCTATCATATTGTCTCATC ACATGCTCCCTGGTTTGCAGGAAGGTCAAGAGAAGATGTCAAAGAGTGACCCCTCTTCTTCTATCTACATGGAGGATGAAGAG GCAGATGTAAATCTCAAGATAAAGAAGGCTTTTTGTCCACCGAAGGTTGTAGAAAAGAATCCATGTCTGGAGTACATCAAGTATATTGTCATCCCTTGGTTAAATGAGTTCAAAATTGAGCGAAGTGCTGAGAATGGTGGCGACAA GACCTTTAAGAATTTTGAAGAACTGGCTGCTGACTATGAAAATGGGAACTTGCATCCTGCGGACTTGAAACCTGCACTATCAAAAGCAATCAACAAGATATTACAG CCGGTGCGTGATCATTTAAAGAATGATCAGAAAGCCAAAGACCTTATGAAAAGGGTGAAG AGTTTCAAGGTAACGAGGTGA
- the LOC104099433 gene encoding tyrosine--tRNA ligase 1, cytoplasmic-like isoform X1, translated as MSVEERFKIIRSIGEECIQEDELMNLLAKKPQPVCYDGFEPSGRMHIAQGVLKALNVNKLTSAGCKVKIWIADWFAQLNNKMGGDLKKIEVVGQYLIELWKGVGMNLEGGQVEFLWSSKEINSRAHEYWPLVMDIARRNKLPRILRCCQIMGRSEQDELTAAQIFYPCMQCADIFFLKADICQLGMDQRKVNVLAREYCDDTKRKNKPIILSHHMLPGLQEGQEKMSKSDPSSSIYMEDEEADVNLKIKKAFCPPKVVEKNPCLEYIKYIVIPWLNEFKIERSAENGGDKTFKNFEELAADYENGNLHPADLKPALSKAINKILQPVRDHLKNDQKAKDLMKRVKSFKVTR; from the exons ATGAGTGTGGAGGAGAGGTTCAAGATTATTAGGAGTATTGGGGAGGAATGCATACAGGAGGATGAGTTGATGAATCTGTTAGCAAAGAAGCCGCAGCCCGTCTGCTATGATGGTTTTGAGCCTTCTGGTCGAATGCACATTGCTCAG GGAGTTTTGAAGGCACTCAATGTCAACAAACTGACTTCTGCCGGCTGCAAGGTGAAGATCTGGATTGCAGATTGGTTTGCACAGCTAAATAACAAGATGGGTGGTGATTTGAAGAAAATTGAGGTTGTTGGCCAATATTTGATTGAGTTATGGAAGGGTGTGGGAATGAATCTCGAAGGGGGTCAAGTGGAATTTCTGTGGTCTTCGAAAGAGATTAACTCTAGAGCTCATGAATACTGGCCTCTTGTTATGGACATAGCTCGAAGGAACAAGCTTCCACGGATTTTAAG GTGTTGCCAAATTATGGGTCGGTCTGAGCAAGATGAGCTGACCGCCGCCCAGATTTTTTACCCATGCATGCAATGCGCTGACATATTCTTCCTTAAG GCTGATATCTGTCAACTAGGCATGGACCAGCGAAAGGTTAACGTACTTGCAAGAGAGTACTGTGATGATACCAAGAGGAAAAACAAGCCTATCATATTGTCTCATC ACATGCTCCCTGGTTTGCAGGAAGGTCAAGAGAAGATGTCAAAGAGTGACCCCTCTTCTTCTATCTACATGGAGGATGAAGAG GCAGATGTAAATCTCAAGATAAAGAAGGCTTTTTGTCCACCGAAGGTTGTAGAAAAGAATCCATGTCTGGAGTACATCAAGTATATTGTCATCCCTTGGTTAAATGAGTTCAAAATTGAGCGAAGTGCTGAGAATGGTGGCGACAA GACCTTTAAGAATTTTGAAGAACTGGCTGCTGACTATGAAAATGGGAACTTGCATCCTGCGGACTTGAAACCTGCACTATCAAAAGCAATCAACAAGATATTACAG CCGGTGCGTGATCATTTAAAGAATGATCAGAAAGCCAAAGACCTTATGAAAAGGGTGAAG AGTTTCAAGGTAACGAGGTGA